A stretch of the Gossypium hirsutum isolate 1008001.06 chromosome D07, Gossypium_hirsutum_v2.1, whole genome shotgun sequence genome encodes the following:
- the LOC121219326 gene encoding cyclin-dependent kinase G-2 isoform X2, translating into MAAGRVDVPRRTDVGNLNWVDKNGYDYPSTRRNDGFNLGPRRCGLEDVMRVKSDLAPMLDDGVQQPAQKKRKFSPIVWDVEEKEVRISSRNGALDAVRAPLFANLVENSPPKSTVSDFSSVLSPLVGQQCEGDEQEQDMTGKEKRLGPNIFTSRWASDSDDEDDSRSKEKIRRSSSLENGEFEREDLEGDGVLSNERSSSVLSAWKDEDMECKLESDGVMDIDGTFGEDASDDQSDSDVEELAGGMNMLLGCRSVYEYERLNKISEGTYGVVFRARDKKTGEIVALKKVKILDRRELEEFGFPLTSLREINILASFNHSSIVKVKEVVVDDHDNVYMVMEYMEHDLKALMESMKWPFSTSDVKCLMLQLLEGVKYLHDNWVLHRDLKTSNLLLSNQGELKICDFGMARQYGSPQKQYTTKVVTQWYRAPELLLGAKTYSTAVDMWSVGCIMAEMLAKQPLFKGTSEIDQLRKIFDTLGTPNEKIWAGFSELPGSKANYSKQRYNLLRKKFPVASFTGSAVLSDAGFDLLNRLLTYDPEKRITADDALKHDWFRELPLPKSKEFLPTFRPKV; encoded by the exons ATGGCGGCAGGGCGAGTTGATGTTCCTAGGAGAACTGATGttgggaatttgaattgggtCGATAAGAATGGTTACGATTACCCATCTACCAGGCGTAATGATGGGTTCAATTTGGGTCCTAGGCGATGTGGGTTAGAGGATGTTATGAGAGTTAAGAGTGATTTAGCCCCGATGTTGGATGATGGGGTTCAGCAGCCCGCACAGAAAAAGAGGAAGTTTTCCCCGATTGTATGGGACGTAGAAGAGAAGGAAGTGAGAATTTCGTCTAGGAATGGTGCCCTAGATGCAGTTAGGGCCCCGCTGTTTGCGAATCTAGTGGAGAATTCGCCACCCAAGTCTACGGTGTCTGATTTTAGTTCTGTTTTATCTCCGCTTGTTGGCCAGCAATGTGAGGGTGATGAACAAGAACAAGATATGACGGGAAAAGAGAAACGTCTAGGGCCTAACATATTCACATCTCGTTGGGCCTCTGATagtgatgatgaagatgattctCGAAGCAAGGAAAAGATTAGGAGGAGTTCGAGTCTAGAGAATGGAGAGTTTGAAAGAGAGGATTTGGAAGGAGATGGGGTGCTGTCCAACGAAAGAAGTAGCAGTGTATTGTCTGCTTGGAAGGATGAAGATATGGAATGCAAGTTGGAATCGGATGGTGTGATGGACATTGATGGAACATTTGGTGAAGATGCATCTGATGATCAGTCAGATTCAGATGTTGAAGAGTTGGCAGGAGGCATGAACATGCTTTTGGGTTGCAGAAGTGTGTATGAATATGAAAGATTGAACAAAATAAGTGAAGGTACATATGGTGTTGTTTTTAGAGCTAGGGATAAGAAGACGGGTGAAATCGTGGCCTTGAAGAAGGTAAAGATTCTAGACAGAAGAGAATTAGAAGAATTCGGTTTCCCTTTGACATCACTGAGGGAAATTAACATTCTTGCTTCTTTTAACCACTCTTCAATTGTGAAAGTTAAAGAAGTTGTTGTAGATGACCATGACAATGTTTACATGGTTATGGAGTATATGGAACATGACTTGAAGGCTCTAATGGAGTCCATGAAATGGCCCTTTAGTACAAGTGATGTTAAATGTTTGATGCTACAACTATTGGAGGGTGTTAAATATCTTCATGATAATTGGGTGCTCCATAGGGATTTGAAAACATCCAATCTTCTCTTGAGCAACCAAGGGGAACTGAAAATATGTGATTTTGGTATGGCGCGCCAGTATGGAAGCCCTCAAAAGCAATATACAACTAAAGTGGTTACACAGTGGTATAG AGCACCTGAACTTTTACTTGGAGCAAAGACGTATTCAACAGCAGTTGACATGTGGTCCGTAGGCTGTATAATGGCAGAGATGTTAGCTAAGCAACCCTTATTCAAAGGGACAAGTGAAATTGATCAGCTTCGCAAG ATCTTTGATACTCTTGGTACTCCAAATGAGAAGATTTGGGCTGGCTTTTCTGAATTACCTGGGTCCAAGGCAAATTATTCTAAGCAACG GTATAATTTGTTGCGTAAAAAGTTCCCTGTGGCATCTTTCACAGGATCTGCTGTTCTTTCTGATGCTGGATTTGATTTATTAAACAGGCTTCTTACATACGATCCTGAAAAG AGAATAACAGCTGATGATGCTCTTAAACATGATTGGTTCCGTGAACTTCCTTTACCAAAATCTAAAGAATTCTTGCCAACTTTCCGCCCTAAAG TTTGA
- the LOC121219326 gene encoding cyclin-dependent kinase G-2 isoform X1: MAAGRVDVPRRTDVGNLNWVDKNGYDYPSTRRNDGFNLGPRRCGLEDVMRVKSDLAPMLDDGVQQPAQKKRKFSPIVWDVEEKEVRISSRNGALDAVRAPLFANLVENSPPKSTVSDFSSVLSPLVGQQCEGDEQEQDMTGKEKRLGPNIFTSRWASDSDDEDDSRSKEKIRRSSSLENGEFEREDLEGDGVLSNERSSSVLSAWKDEDMECKLESDGVMDIDGTFGEDASDDQSDSDVEELAGGMNMLLGCRSVYEYERLNKISEGTYGVVFRARDKKTGEIVALKKVKILDRRELEEFGFPLTSLREINILASFNHSSIVKVKEVVVDDHDNVYMVMEYMEHDLKALMESMKWPFSTSDVKCLMLQLLEGVKYLHDNWVLHRDLKTSNLLLSNQGELKICDFGMARQYGSPQKQYTTKVVTQWYRAPELLLGAKTYSTAVDMWSVGCIMAEMLAKQPLFKGTSEIDQLRKIFDTLGTPNEKIWAGFSELPGSKANYSKQRYNLLRKKFPVASFTGSAVLSDAGFDLLNRLLTYDPEKRITADDALKHDWFRELPLPKSKEFLPTFRPKV, from the exons ATGGCGGCAGGGCGAGTTGATGTTCCTAGGAGAACTGATGttgggaatttgaattgggtCGATAAGAATGGTTACGATTACCCATCTACCAGGCGTAATGATGGGTTCAATTTGGGTCCTAGGCGATGTGGGTTAGAGGATGTTATGAGAGTTAAGAGTGATTTAGCCCCGATGTTGGATGATGGGGTTCAGCAGCCCGCACAGAAAAAGAGGAAGTTTTCCCCGATTGTATGGGACGTAGAAGAGAAGGAAGTGAGAATTTCGTCTAGGAATGGTGCCCTAGATGCAGTTAGGGCCCCGCTGTTTGCGAATCTAGTGGAGAATTCGCCACCCAAGTCTACGGTGTCTGATTTTAGTTCTGTTTTATCTCCGCTTGTTGGCCAGCAATGTGAGGGTGATGAACAAGAACAAGATATGACGGGAAAAGAGAAACGTCTAGGGCCTAACATATTCACATCTCGTTGGGCCTCTGATagtgatgatgaagatgattctCGAAGCAAGGAAAAGATTAGGAGGAGTTCGAGTCTAGAGAATGGAGAGTTTGAAAGAGAGGATTTGGAAGGAGATGGGGTGCTGTCCAACGAAAGAAGTAGCAGTGTATTGTCTGCTTGGAAGGATGAAGATATGGAATGCAAGTTGGAATCGGATGGTGTGATGGACATTGATGGAACATTTGGTGAAGATGCATCTGATGATCAGTCAGATTCAGATGTTGAAGAGTTGGCAGGAGGCATGAACATGCTTTTGGGTTGCAGAAGTGTGTATGAATATGAAAGATTGAACAAAATAAGTGAAGGTACATATGGTGTTGTTTTTAGAGCTAGGGATAAGAAGACGGGTGAAATCGTGGCCTTGAAGAAGGTAAAGATTCTAGACAGAAGAGAATTAGAAGAATTCGGTTTCCCTTTGACATCACTGAGGGAAATTAACATTCTTGCTTCTTTTAACCACTCTTCAATTGTGAAAGTTAAAGAAGTTGTTGTAGATGACCATGACAATGTTTACATGGTTATGGAGTATATGGAACATGACTTGAAGGCTCTAATGGAGTCCATGAAATGGCCCTTTAGTACAAGTGATGTTAAATGTTTGATGCTACAACTATTGGAGGGTGTTAAATATCTTCATGATAATTGGGTGCTCCATAGGGATTTGAAAACATCCAATCTTCTCTTGAGCAACCAAGGGGAACTGAAAATATGTGATTTTGGTATGGCGCGCCAGTATGGAAGCCCTCAAAAGCAATATACAACTAAAGTGGTTACACAGTGGTATAG AGCACCTGAACTTTTACTTGGAGCAAAGACGTATTCAACAGCAGTTGACATGTGGTCCGTAGGCTGTATAATGGCAGAGATGTTAGCTAAGCAACCCTTATTCAAAGGGACAAGTGAAATTGATCAGCTTCGCAAG ATCTTTGATACTCTTGGTACTCCAAATGAGAAGATTTGGGCTGGCTTTTCTGAATTACCTGGGTCCAAGGCAAATTATTCTAAGCAACG GTATAATTTGTTGCGTAAAAAGTTCCCTGTGGCATCTTTCACAGGATCTGCTGTTCTTTCTGATGCTGGATTTGATTTATTAAACAGGCTTCTTACATACGATCCTGAAAAG AGAATAACAGCTGATGATGCTCTTAAACATGATTGGTTCCGTGAACTTCCTTTACCAAAATCTAAAGAATTCTTGCCAACTTTCCGCCCTAAAGTTTGA
- the LOC121219327 gene encoding malate synthase, glyoxysomal, protein MIGLGSYGYTAPSSKKINAYDVPQGVDIRGRFDEEFAKILTKDALQFVADLQREFRNHIKYAMECRKEAKRRYNEGALPGFDPATRYIREGKWTCVPFPPAVADRRVEITGPVERKMIINALNSGAKVFMADFEDALSPSWENLMRGQINLKDAVEGTITFNDKARNRVYKLNNEIAKLFVRPRGWHLPEAHIFIDGEPATGCLVDFGLYFYHNYATFRNTQGQGFGPFFYLPKMENSREAKIWNSVFEKAEKMAGIEKGSIRATVLIETLPAVFQMDEILYELRDHSVGLNCGRWDYIFSYVKTFQGHPDRLLPDRGQVGMTQHFMRSYSDLLIRTCHRRGVHAMGGMAAQIPIRDDPTANEAAFELVRKDKQREVKAGHDGTWAAHPGLIKTCMEVFTNNMGNTPNQIETVKRDYASNLTEDDLLQRPRGVRTMEGLRLNTRVGIQYLAAWLTGSGSVPLYNLMEDAATAEISRVQIWQWLKYGVELDGDGLGVRVNHVFGRVVEEEMARIEREVGKEKFKKGMYKEACKIFTRQCTASTLDDFLTLDAYNYIVIHHPKDVSSKL, encoded by the exons ATGATTGGCCTTGGGAGTTACGGTTACACTGCACCATCTTCCAAAAAAATCAACGCCTACGATGTTCCTCAAGGCGTTGATATTCGTGGTCGATTCGATGAAGAATTCGCTAAGATTTTAACAAAGGATGCCTTACAATTCGTCGCTGATTTGCAGAGAGAGTTCAGGAACCATATTAAGTATGCGATGGAATGTCGCAAAGAGGCGAAAAGACGATACAATGAAGGGGCGTTGCCTGGTTTCGATCCTGCAACGAGGTATATTAGAGAAGGGAAATGGACTTGTGTGCCGTTTCCGCCTGCGGTGGCTGATCGGAGGGTCGAAATTACAGGGCCGGTGGAGAGGAAGATGATCATCAACGCTCTTAACTCGGGAGCTAAAGTGTTTATG GCTGATTTTGAGGATGCACTGTCACCAAGTTGGGAAAATCTTATGAGAGGTCAAATAAACTTAAAAGACGCAGTGGAAGGGACAATAACGTTCAACGACAAAGCAAGGAACAGGGTTTACAAGCTGAATAATGAAATAGCAAAGCTATTTGTTCGGCCACGAGGTTGGCACTTACCGGAGGCTCATATTTTCATCGACGGGGAGCCTGCAACTGGTTGTCTAGTGGATTTTGGCCTTTATTTTTACCACAATTATGCCACTTTCCGCAACACTCAAGGTCAAGGCTTTGGACCCTTCTTTTATCTTCCTAAGATGGAGAATTCAAG GGAAGCAAAGATATGGAATAGTGTGTTTGAGAAGGCAGAAAAGATGGCAGGCATAGAGAAAGGAAGCATAAGAGCAACAGTTTTAATCGAAACACTACCAGCAGTCTTCCAAATGGATGAAATCCTTTATGAGCTCAGGGATCACTCTGTTGGTCTCAACTGTGGCCGATGGGATTATATTTTCAGTTACGTTAAGACCTTCCAAGGTCACCCGGACCGGTTGTTGCCGGATCGGGGTCAAGTCGGTATGACCCAACACTTCATGAGGAGTTACTCCGATCTCCTCATCCGAACCTGCCATCGACGTGGCGTCCATGCCATGGGCGGAATG GCAGCACAAATTCCCATTAGGGATGATCCAACGGCAAATGAAGCAGCCTTTGAACTTGTAAGAAAAGATAAACAAAGAGAAGTTAAAGCAGGGCATGATGGAACATGGGCAGCTCATCCAGGTCTCATCAAAACATGCATGGAAGTTTTCACCAACAACATGGGGAACACTCCGAACCAAATCGAAACCGTCAAACGCGATTACGCTTCCAACTTAACTGAAGATGATTTATTACAAAGGCCTCGAGGTGTTCGTACGATGGAAGGCCTCCGTTTGAACACTCGTGTCGGGATCCAATACTTAGCAGCTTGGTTAACCGGTTCAGGTTCGGTCCCGCTTTATAACCTAATGGAAGATGCTGCGACAGCCGAGATCAGTAGGGTTCAAATTTGGCAGTGGTTGAAATATGGTGTTGAATTAGACGGTGATGGGCTTGGGGTTCGAGTGAACCATGTGTTTGGGCGAGTGGTTGAAGAAGAAATGGCTCGGATTGAACGTGAGGTCGGAAAAGAGAAGTTTAAGAAAGGAATGTATAAAGAAGCATGCAAGATTTTTACTCGCCAATGCACTGCTTCAACTTTGGATGATTTTTTGACACTTGATGCTTATAATTATATCGTCATTCATCATCCAAAGGATGTTTCTTCTAAGCTTTGA